Proteins encoded within one genomic window of Bacteroidota bacterium:
- a CDS encoding proline dehydrogenase: protein MFNKLIAGLLPYMPKSLVWIFSKRYIAGITIEDAIQASKDLNKEGIKVTLDVLGEFIKNLDEAEANKNEYLEIIEIAEKNKIDGNYSLKPTMFGLLIDTEICYKHIREIVAKAASYNNFVRVDMEDSQCVDLEIDLYRKLKAEFPKNVGLVVQAYLKRTLPDLKALLDIHSDEIPLNYRLCKGIYVEPAEIAYKKYEEVNLHFIEDLDFMFANKVYPAIATHDKNLVDASYELIEKYEVTKEKYEFQMLYGVTPELRKSILDKGHIMRVYVPYGKQWFAYSTRRLKENPKMAWLIIKALFVRG, encoded by the coding sequence ATGTTTAATAAACTGATTGCTGGCCTGCTTCCATATATGCCCAAAAGCCTTGTTTGGATTTTTTCGAAAAGATATATTGCAGGTATAACCATTGAAGATGCTATTCAAGCTTCAAAAGATTTAAATAAAGAGGGTATTAAGGTTACTCTGGACGTATTAGGCGAATTCATTAAGAATTTAGATGAAGCTGAAGCTAATAAAAATGAGTATCTCGAAATTATTGAAATAGCTGAAAAGAACAAAATTGATGGTAACTATTCTCTTAAACCAACGATGTTTGGTCTGTTAATCGATACAGAAATATGTTACAAACATATCAGAGAAATAGTCGCTAAAGCAGCTTCTTACAATAATTTCGTTCGTGTTGATATGGAAGACTCACAGTGTGTAGACTTGGAAATTGATTTATACAGAAAACTAAAAGCTGAATTTCCTAAAAATGTTGGTTTAGTTGTTCAAGCTTACTTGAAACGTACATTACCCGATTTGAAAGCGCTTTTGGATATTCATTCGGATGAAATTCCCTTAAATTACAGACTCTGCAAAGGTATTTATGTAGAACCTGCTGAAATTGCCTATAAGAAATACGAAGAGGTCAATTTGCATTTTATTGAAGATTTGGATTTTATGTTTGCCAACAAGGTATATCCTGCTATTGCAACGCATGATAAGAATTTGGTCGATGCTTCCTATGAATTAATTGAAAAATATGAAGTTACCAAGGAAAAATACGAATTTCAAATGCTTTATGGCGTGACACCAGAATTGCGCAAATCTATACTAGATAAGGGCCACATTATGCGTGTTTATGTGCCTTATGGAAAACAATGGTTTGCATATTCAACGCGTAGGTTAAAAGAAAACCCAAAAATGGCCTGGCTCATTATTAAAGCACTCTTTGTTCGAGGATAA
- a CDS encoding nucleoside deaminase, which translates to MKLQFMNIAVEEALKGMTANHGGPFGAVVVKDGKVIATAHNEVLSSNDPTAHAEIQAIRKASELLETFDLSACEIYSTCEPCPMCYSAIHWARIPKLYYAASRKDASLSGFDDDELYDILSGKTQKEQVEKIKMKDQKAIDLFIFWDNKRDKQHY; encoded by the coding sequence ATGAAATTGCAATTCATGAATATTGCTGTTGAGGAAGCATTAAAGGGTATGACAGCCAACCATGGAGGTCCTTTTGGTGCTGTTGTTGTCAAAGATGGGAAAGTAATAGCTACGGCCCATAATGAAGTTCTTTCCTCAAACGATCCAACTGCACATGCTGAAATACAAGCTATTCGAAAGGCATCCGAATTATTAGAAACTTTCGACCTTTCTGCTTGCGAAATATACTCTACCTGTGAACCTTGTCCCATGTGCTATTCGGCCATTCATTGGGCCAGAATTCCTAAACTCTATTATGCTGCAAGCCGGAAAGATGCTTCATTATCAGGGTTTGATGATGATGAATTGTATGATATTTTAAGTGGAAAAACGCAAAAGGAGCAAGTAGAGAAAATAAAGATGAAGGATCAGAAAGCCATCGATCTATTTATTTTTTGGGATAATAAACGTGATAAACAGCATTATTAA
- a CDS encoding WbuC family cupin fold metalloprotein: protein MLKISKEFVTELSANAKANYRKRLHHNFHKNYDEKVQRLLNACDPTSYFRPHCHADSNTTETIILVRGRMLVIEFDVRGNIIDHIILQSNEGHIGVELSPETWHSMIALEEETVMFEIKQGPFDPEKKKLFADWSPEEGSEDAKSFNQKILEELGLS, encoded by the coding sequence ATGCTAAAAATTTCCAAAGAATTTGTCACAGAGCTTTCAGCAAATGCTAAAGCTAACTATCGCAAGCGCTTGCATCACAATTTCCACAAGAATTATGATGAGAAAGTGCAACGTTTACTGAATGCTTGCGATCCAACAAGTTATTTTCGCCCACATTGTCATGCTGATTCAAATACGACCGAAACAATTATTCTGGTTCGTGGACGAATGCTCGTTATTGAATTTGATGTAAGGGGCAATATCATCGATCATATTATTTTGCAATCGAATGAGGGTCACATAGGTGTGGAGCTAAGCCCAGAAACATGGCATAGCATGATAGCCTTGGAAGAAGAAACAGTCATGTTCGAGATAAAACAAGGTCCTTTTGATCCAGAAAAAAAGAAGTTATTTGCAGATTGGTCACCAGAAGAAGGGAGTGAAGATGCTAAAAGCTTTAATCAAAAAATTTTGGAAGAATTAGGGCTTTCCTAA
- a CDS encoding DMT family transporter: protein MNPATKQKVLSWSILFFLVLVWGSSFILIKRGLVYFSPLEVGTLRISISFLVILPFVFARIKKYNLKMQLIFFISGLLGNAIPAYLFAQAETGLDSASTGVLNSLTTLFALLAGLLFFKLKIKIINIIGVIIGLIGAVGLLTVSGGNSLNFNLSYGAYVIIATIMYALNINIIKYYLKEVDAFTIAVMAFFYIGIISSVILFTSTDFYWQLKSDPKVFEGLLYVGILAVLGTIIALILFNYLIKITSVVFSASVTYLMPIVAVMWGIWDGEKFEWFFLVWIGLIIVGVLLVNTKKPVRTKLNWFLTRARDKI from the coding sequence ATGAACCCTGCTACTAAGCAAAAAGTACTGTCGTGGTCGATACTATTCTTTCTGGTTTTGGTTTGGGGTAGCTCGTTCATATTAATCAAACGTGGATTGGTTTACTTCTCCCCTTTAGAAGTGGGTACATTACGTATTAGTATTTCATTTCTGGTTATTCTTCCTTTTGTATTTGCCAGAATCAAAAAGTACAATCTGAAAATGCAGCTTATATTTTTCATTTCCGGATTGCTCGGCAATGCCATTCCTGCATATTTATTCGCTCAGGCGGAAACTGGTTTGGATAGCGCCTCAACAGGTGTATTAAATTCATTAACAACCTTATTTGCCTTATTGGCTGGATTGCTTTTCTTCAAACTAAAGATTAAAATTATCAATATCATTGGAGTAATTATTGGTTTAATAGGCGCAGTTGGTTTATTAACTGTCAGCGGTGGAAATTCGCTTAATTTCAATCTTTCCTATGGTGCTTATGTGATTATCGCAACCATTATGTATGCATTGAATATTAATATCATAAAATACTACTTAAAAGAAGTTGATGCATTTACTATAGCTGTAATGGCTTTCTTTTATATTGGAATTATATCTAGTGTCATACTTTTCACTTCTACTGATTTTTATTGGCAATTGAAATCCGATCCAAAAGTATTTGAAGGTTTGCTATACGTAGGCATATTAGCGGTGCTAGGAACAATTATCGCCTTGATTTTATTTAATTATTTGATCAAAATAACCAGTGTGGTGTTTTCTGCATCGGTTACCTACTTGATGCCAATTGTTGCGGTTATGTGGGGAATTTGGGATGGAGAAAAATTTGAGTGGTTTTTTTTAGTCTGGATAGGGTTAATTATTGTTGGTGTTTTATTGGTCAACACTAAAAAACCAGTTCGCACTAAATTGAATTGGTTCTTAACCCGAGCTCGGGATAAGATTTAA